The following coding sequences lie in one Candidatus Eremiobacterota bacterium genomic window:
- a CDS encoding stage V sporulation protein S: MSVAVTLKVSAKSNPNAVAGALAAALRERETSELQAVGAGAINQAIKAVAIARSYLRGAQLDLVCTPSFVVVAIGESERTAISLFVERRKLEEKVASLEG, from the coding sequence ATGAGCGTAGCAGTGACCCTTAAGGTCTCGGCAAAAAGCAATCCCAACGCGGTGGCCGGGGCCCTCGCAGCGGCGCTGCGTGAGCGCGAAACCTCCGAGTTGCAGGCGGTCGGGGCGGGCGCCATCAATCAGGCGATCAAGGCCGTCGCCATCGCTCGCAGCTATCTGCGCGGCGCGCAACTCGATTTGGTCTGTACCCCCTCATTCGTCGTCGTCGCCATCGGCGAGAGCGAACGCACCGCGATATCGCTCTTCGTCGAGCGCCGCAAGCTGGAAGAGAAAGTAGCTAGCCTTGAAGGTTGA
- a CDS encoding GAF domain-containing protein, with the protein MLALLDSAGQLTSELSLAALLDNLLVVAGRISRAEAASVILHDPLRHDLYFAAATGPAADQVRNMRIPEGPDSIAGAVFATSASRLENRVTNHYKAVDDETAFDTKSLICVPLSFANEKLGVLQLLNKAAGNEPFTEADLDLARHLADQAAIAIRNAELFGRVIASSGLYGAPSACGDLVRRFVLNEGAATVERVTVLFADLRGSTRFAEILGDASRIHARLNEFLALLIDKVYAAGGIVNKMLGDGIMGFFRDEASASRALQCSFEIIAGFARLHEGWAQKVNQDISFLDVGVGISTDDVVLGPTGNERLRDLTVIGGAVNLAAALEYHARSGRRILCDNLTFHEARDIIASSCKLEAFRVARPEQVTGLSYTIHEIKALRNGHDDVLTANSVDGKPVTSFTKRAKVFISYSRHDSEWRDRFSVFLKPLVREGLVDYWCDENVEAGTLWQDDLHRALSGARVIVLLISADFFASDFIARQELPTILSTAQDHGARILPIVISPSAYQRSPLSIFQTVNPPSQPLAAMSKTEQDAVFDKVMRAIESELK; encoded by the coding sequence TTGCTTGCCCTACTCGATTCCGCGGGCCAACTGACGTCGGAACTTTCACTCGCAGCGCTGCTCGATAACCTGTTGGTCGTTGCGGGCCGAATCTCGCGAGCCGAGGCCGCATCGGTAATTTTACATGACCCGTTGCGACACGATCTCTATTTCGCGGCCGCAACTGGGCCTGCAGCGGACCAAGTGCGGAACATGCGGATCCCTGAAGGGCCGGACTCGATCGCGGGCGCGGTTTTTGCCACCTCAGCATCTAGGCTTGAGAACAGGGTAACCAATCACTACAAAGCTGTGGATGATGAGACGGCGTTCGATACGAAATCTTTGATTTGCGTACCACTTTCGTTTGCAAACGAAAAATTAGGCGTCCTCCAGCTTCTGAACAAGGCCGCGGGAAACGAGCCCTTCACGGAAGCTGACCTCGATCTGGCGCGCCATTTGGCAGACCAGGCCGCGATTGCGATTCGCAACGCCGAACTCTTCGGTCGCGTCATTGCTTCGAGCGGTCTTTACGGCGCGCCATCCGCTTGCGGCGACCTAGTAAGGCGTTTTGTTTTAAATGAGGGCGCCGCTACGGTTGAGCGCGTCACGGTGCTTTTCGCAGACCTACGCGGCTCAACGAGGTTCGCGGAAATACTCGGAGACGCTAGCAGGATTCACGCTCGGCTCAACGAGTTCTTGGCGCTTCTCATCGACAAAGTATACGCGGCCGGCGGCATCGTGAATAAGATGCTCGGCGACGGCATCATGGGCTTCTTTCGGGACGAGGCATCGGCAAGCCGAGCGTTACAATGCTCCTTTGAAATAATTGCGGGATTTGCGCGCCTGCATGAAGGCTGGGCGCAGAAGGTTAACCAAGATATCAGCTTTCTGGACGTTGGCGTCGGAATCTCCACTGACGACGTTGTCCTAGGACCGACCGGAAATGAGCGACTCCGCGACCTCACTGTTATCGGCGGGGCCGTAAATCTCGCAGCCGCTCTTGAGTATCACGCCCGCAGTGGAAGGCGCATATTATGCGATAACCTTACGTTCCACGAAGCAAGGGACATAATAGCGTCCTCCTGCAAGCTGGAGGCCTTCAGGGTTGCGAGACCCGAGCAAGTGACGGGGCTCAGTTACACGATTCACGAAATCAAGGCGCTTCGGAATGGGCATGACGATGTGCTCACCGCAAACTCGGTCGACGGCAAACCGGTCACGTCGTTTACAAAGCGGGCCAAGGTCTTTATCTCCTACAGCCGGCACGATAGTGAATGGCGCGATAGGTTTAGCGTGTTTTTGAAACCCCTCGTGAGGGAGGGCCTAGTTGATTACTGGTGCGACGAAAATGTGGAAGCCGGCACCCTGTGGCAGGATGATCTCCATCGGGCACTTTCGGGCGCAAGGGTTATCGTGCTTCTCATAAGCGCCGACTTTTTTGCTTCAGATTTTATCGCAAGACAGGAGCTCCCAACGATACTCTCGACTGCACAGGACCACGGGGCGCGGATTTTGCCAATCGTGATCAGCCCCTCAGCCTATCAGCGCAGCCCTTTGTCAATTTTTCAGACCGTAAATCCACCGTCACAGCCGCTTGCTGCAATGAGCAAAACGGAACAGGACGCGGTCTTCGATAAAGTGATGCGCGCAATAGAAAGCGAGCTGAAGTAG
- a CDS encoding cyclodeaminase/cyclohydrolase family protein, producing the protein MQTLDDYLDRLASSDAVPGGGSAAALTGAIASALVAMVGRIVAAPVEGLVERADDLRAKLGEARVRDEQAFAAVIAAQGLAKTTDLEKAARAEALERALTGAAQAPLEAAKLCVDVLRLAGRLAREPRGALMSDVGCAAELAHAAVLGCAYNVRINHRYMHDEPTIRSQAATMVRYEGEATRILTRVRGAAAKG; encoded by the coding sequence GTGCAAACCCTCGACGATTATCTCGACCGGCTCGCCTCGAGCGACGCCGTGCCCGGCGGCGGAAGCGCCGCCGCACTGACCGGCGCGATTGCGTCGGCGCTCGTGGCGATGGTCGGACGCATCGTTGCCGCGCCGGTCGAGGGCCTTGTCGAACGCGCCGACGATTTGCGCGCGAAACTCGGCGAAGCGCGAGTGCGCGACGAGCAGGCCTTCGCCGCGGTTATTGCTGCGCAAGGGCTTGCGAAAACAACCGACCTTGAAAAGGCCGCTCGCGCCGAGGCGCTGGAGCGCGCGCTCACCGGCGCCGCACAGGCACCGCTTGAAGCGGCGAAGCTCTGCGTGGACGTGCTCAGACTCGCCGGGCGGCTCGCGCGAGAACCTCGCGGCGCGCTCATGAGCGACGTCGGCTGCGCCGCCGAACTCGCGCATGCCGCGGTCTTAGGGTGCGCCTACAACGTCCGCATTAACCATCGTTACATGCATGACGAACCGACGATTCGCAGCCAAGCCGCGACGATGGTTCGTTACGAAGGCGAGGCCACTCGGATCTTGACCCGCGTGCGCGGCGCCGCCGCTAAAGGTTAA
- the ligD gene encoding non-homologous end-joining DNA ligase, whose product MAERSKRGPAATLIPADVDDATVEVDGRHVALTNLRKIYFPALKLTKGDLLRYYMSVADVLLPHIRERAMVMKRYPHGVTGEFFYMKRTPTPRPPWIRTCPISHRSGNVIDFPVIDDRASLLWLINLGCIDLNPWYSRCEDPDRPLYIHFDMDPTDNTPFSVVREGALIVNDVLRGLGMTPFVKTTGSSGVHIYVAIRTGPTQHEVWAIAKEIGHQIARAHPDVLTAEYRIANRPDRHVLVDYNQNAWGKTLASIYSVRPNEEATVSTPVTWEELKNGCELTDFTIFNVPDRIAKIGDLWKPLLSSRGRFALHAV is encoded by the coding sequence ATGGCGGAGCGTAGCAAGCGCGGCCCTGCGGCAACCCTCATTCCGGCCGACGTCGACGATGCCACCGTCGAAGTCGACGGTCGACACGTTGCGCTGACGAATCTGCGCAAAATTTATTTCCCGGCATTGAAGCTGACCAAGGGCGATCTTCTCCGCTACTATATGAGCGTTGCCGACGTTCTTCTTCCGCACATTCGGGAGCGGGCGATGGTGATGAAACGCTACCCCCACGGGGTCACGGGCGAATTCTTCTACATGAAGCGAACGCCGACGCCGCGACCGCCATGGATACGCACCTGTCCTATCTCGCATCGCTCAGGCAACGTCATTGACTTTCCCGTGATTGACGATCGCGCGTCGCTTCTCTGGTTGATCAATCTTGGGTGCATCGACCTCAACCCCTGGTACTCCCGCTGCGAGGATCCCGACCGCCCGCTTTACATCCATTTCGACATGGATCCCACCGACAACACCCCGTTCTCGGTGGTCCGCGAGGGCGCGCTGATCGTCAACGACGTCCTGCGCGGCCTTGGAATGACGCCCTTCGTGAAGACGACCGGCAGCAGCGGCGTACACATTTACGTCGCAATCCGTACGGGGCCGACGCAGCACGAAGTCTGGGCGATCGCTAAGGAGATCGGCCATCAAATTGCGCGAGCCCATCCCGACGTGTTGACTGCCGAATACCGCATCGCCAACCGCCCCGATCGTCACGTGCTGGTCGACTACAACCAGAACGCCTGGGGGAAAACCCTGGCCTCGATTTATTCCGTTCGCCCGAACGAAGAAGCGACCGTTTCGACGCCCGTGACTTGGGAGGAGTTGAAGAACGGCTGCGAGCTGACCGACTTTACGATTTTCAACGTGCCCGATCGCATCGCAAAAATCGGCGATCTTTGGAAGCCGCTGCTCAGCAGCCGCGGCCGTTTCGCACTGCATGCCGTTTGA
- a CDS encoding ATP-dependent DNA ligase, translating to MPFDRLVLRPPVEPMETRQVQRIPEGAEWTYEPKWDGFRCIAFRDGDDVELQSKSGETLTRYFPEVVELVKSAPAQRFVIDGELLIAGETASDFDALLQRIHPAVSRVRRLAQETPASYVLFDLLVDGGSPLYEQPLRGRRKCLEAFVAQNFDGSEMLRLSPATSDVSLAQRWLDGSLARLDGVIAKRDVPYAFGSRDAVVKIKRSYTADCVIGGFRTSADGTIASLLLGLYDDAGLLNHVGFVGSMSAAERKRAADLLKPIVEPPGFTGAAPGGPSRWRRGDSVQWFPVRPQIVVEVAFDHVTGHRFRHATRLLRWRPDKPPRQCTMEQMLRPGRQARPSTGSG from the coding sequence ATGCCGTTTGACAGGCTCGTTTTGCGTCCGCCGGTCGAACCCATGGAAACGCGCCAGGTGCAACGGATTCCTGAGGGCGCCGAATGGACGTACGAGCCAAAATGGGACGGCTTCCGCTGCATCGCCTTTCGCGACGGCGACGATGTAGAGCTTCAGTCAAAATCGGGAGAAACGTTGACGCGCTACTTTCCCGAAGTTGTCGAGCTCGTCAAGTCGGCGCCGGCGCAGCGGTTCGTCATTGACGGCGAGTTGCTCATCGCAGGCGAAACCGCATCAGATTTCGACGCGCTGCTGCAACGCATTCATCCCGCGGTAAGCCGTGTGCGGCGATTGGCGCAAGAAACGCCGGCGTCGTACGTGCTCTTCGATCTGCTCGTGGACGGCGGCAGCCCGCTGTACGAACAACCGTTGCGAGGACGGCGGAAATGTTTGGAGGCTTTCGTCGCGCAGAATTTCGATGGAAGCGAAATGCTGCGCTTGTCGCCTGCCACGAGCGACGTTTCCCTCGCGCAACGATGGCTCGACGGAAGTCTCGCGCGGCTCGATGGGGTGATCGCCAAGCGCGATGTGCCCTATGCTTTCGGTAGCCGCGACGCGGTGGTCAAAATTAAGCGCAGTTACACTGCCGACTGCGTTATCGGCGGCTTTCGCACCAGCGCCGACGGCACCATTGCCTCATTGCTGCTCGGTCTTTACGATGATGCCGGCCTTCTCAATCACGTCGGCTTCGTCGGTTCGATGAGCGCCGCCGAGCGCAAACGCGCCGCCGATTTGCTCAAGCCGATCGTCGAGCCGCCGGGTTTTACCGGCGCTGCGCCTGGAGGCCCGAGTCGCTGGCGCCGCGGTGATAGCGTGCAATGGTTTCCGGTGCGCCCGCAAATTGTGGTGGAGGTGGCTTTCGATCACGTCACCGGCCATCGTTTTCGCCATGCAACGCGCTTGTTGCGCTGGCGCCCCGACAAACCGCCGCGCCAGTGCACAATGGAGCAAATGCTACGCCCGGGGCGACAGGCTCGTCCTTCGACAGGCTCAGGATGA
- a CDS encoding adenosylhomocysteinase, with protein sequence MPLLEGSVKDPSLAEAGRSRIAWAAGYMPVLAQIHDRFEVEKPLRDVRIGACLHVTTETANLMLALQAGGAQIALCASNPLSTQDDVAAALCEYGIATYAIKGEDNATYYSHIESVIATHPQISMDDGCDLVTSIYTKHEDQLGEMIGGCEETTTGVIRLRAMQRDGVLPYPIFAVNNALTKYMFDNRYGTGQSTLDGIVRATNVLLAGRTLVVVGYGWCGRGIASRAAGMGAHVIVTEVDPRKAIEAVMDGYRVMPMNDAAKIGDIFVTVTGNYHVIREEHFRLMKDGAIVCNSGHFNDELDLDSIGRLARGKTEPRAFVEQFEMHDGRKICILADGRLINLAAAEGHPAAVMDMSFSNQALVTAHLVKHHRDLEKGRVYDVPVEIDEEVARLKLSSMGVEIDTLTPEQVKYIASWSEGT encoded by the coding sequence GTGCCCCTATTAGAGGGTAGCGTCAAAGACCCAAGTCTCGCCGAGGCCGGCCGTTCGCGCATCGCCTGGGCCGCCGGCTACATGCCCGTGCTGGCGCAGATTCACGATCGCTTCGAAGTCGAAAAACCGCTGCGCGACGTGCGTATCGGCGCCTGTCTGCACGTGACGACCGAGACGGCGAACTTAATGCTGGCGCTGCAAGCCGGCGGCGCGCAGATCGCGCTCTGTGCGAGCAATCCCCTTTCGACCCAAGACGACGTTGCCGCGGCGCTCTGCGAATACGGCATTGCGACCTACGCCATCAAGGGTGAAGACAACGCCACCTACTATTCGCACATCGAGTCGGTGATCGCGACCCATCCGCAGATTTCGATGGATGACGGCTGCGATCTCGTCACCAGCATCTATACCAAGCACGAGGATCAGCTTGGCGAGATGATCGGCGGCTGCGAAGAGACGACGACCGGCGTGATTCGCCTGCGGGCCATGCAGCGCGACGGGGTGCTTCCGTATCCGATTTTTGCCGTGAACAATGCGCTGACGAAGTATATGTTCGACAATCGCTACGGCACCGGACAATCCACGCTCGATGGAATCGTTCGCGCCACCAACGTTCTGCTCGCGGGACGCACCCTCGTCGTCGTGGGTTACGGCTGGTGCGGACGCGGCATCGCTTCGCGGGCCGCGGGCATGGGTGCACACGTGATCGTGACCGAAGTCGATCCGCGCAAGGCGATCGAAGCGGTCATGGACGGCTACCGGGTGATGCCGATGAACGATGCGGCGAAGATCGGCGACATTTTCGTGACCGTGACCGGCAACTATCACGTGATTCGCGAGGAGCACTTTCGCCTGATGAAGGACGGTGCGATCGTCTGCAACTCCGGGCACTTCAACGACGAGCTCGATCTCGACTCGATCGGGCGCCTCGCCCGCGGAAAAACCGAGCCGCGCGCGTTCGTCGAACAGTTCGAGATGCACGATGGTCGCAAGATCTGCATTCTGGCTGACGGGCGGTTGATCAATCTCGCGGCCGCCGAGGGTCATCCGGCGGCGGTGATGGATATGTCGTTCTCGAACCAGGCCCTCGTGACGGCCCATTTGGTGAAGCACCACCGCGATCTCGAGAAGGGGCGCGTGTACGACGTGCCCGTCGAGATCGATGAAGAGGTGGCGCGTCTCAAGCTCTCGTCCATGGGAGTCGAAATCGACACACTGACGCCCGAGCAAGTGAAGTACATCGCTTCGTGGAGCGAAGGCACCTAA
- a CDS encoding TIGR00282 family metallophosphoesterase: MENSLNLLLIGDVVGSPGREVLKRCVALLREQYHIHACIANGENAAGGFGLTAQTAEEIFATGVDFITGGNHIFDKRDFAEYLETSNRVIRPANYSPGVAGRGAATFAVNGTTVGVLNLMGRTFMPPVDDPFRCADLCVAELRARTPIVVVDLHAEATSEKVALGRYLDGRISCLFGTHTHVQTADEQILPGGTAYISDLGMTGPTDGVIGMDAGAVLERFRTGLSERFSVQKTGPKQLCGAVVALDPNSGRANEIRRIFLKGIA; the protein is encoded by the coding sequence ATAGAAAACTCCCTCAACCTCTTGCTCATCGGGGACGTCGTCGGTTCCCCGGGGCGAGAGGTGCTCAAGCGCTGCGTCGCGCTGCTTCGAGAGCAGTATCACATTCACGCCTGCATCGCCAATGGTGAAAATGCCGCGGGCGGTTTTGGTTTGACCGCGCAAACCGCCGAGGAGATCTTCGCAACCGGCGTCGATTTCATTACCGGTGGAAATCACATTTTCGACAAACGCGATTTCGCCGAATATCTCGAGACCAGCAACCGCGTCATTCGGCCGGCGAACTATTCGCCCGGGGTCGCGGGTCGCGGTGCCGCCACCTTCGCGGTTAACGGCACCACGGTCGGCGTCCTCAATTTGATGGGACGGACGTTCATGCCGCCCGTGGACGACCCGTTTCGCTGCGCCGATCTCTGCGTTGCCGAGTTGCGCGCGCGCACCCCGATCGTGGTCGTGGATCTGCACGCTGAGGCCACGTCGGAGAAGGTTGCGCTGGGTCGCTACCTCGACGGCCGGATATCGTGCCTTTTTGGAACCCACACGCACGTCCAAACCGCCGACGAGCAGATTCTACCGGGCGGCACGGCCTATATCAGCGATCTGGGCATGACGGGCCCGACCGACGGGGTGATCGGCATGGATGCCGGCGCCGTGCTCGAGCGGTTCCGAACGGGCCTTTCGGAACGCTTCAGCGTGCAGAAGACGGGCCCGAAGCAGTTGTGCGGGGCCGTGGTCGCTCTCGATCCAAACTCGGGCCGGGCCAATGAGATTCGCCGCATCTTTTTGAAGGGTATTGCATGA
- the dacB gene encoding D-alanyl-D-alanine carboxypeptidase/D-alanyl-D-alanine-endopeptidase, which yields MITAAALAVAINGPTQTPRLKNSIVAGEVYDLDAHRVLYARNAAVLMVAASTTKLLTEGTSLALLGPGFRWTTPVYRTGPIDAQGVLHGDLVLVAAGDPNLSQRIQPDGTLAFENEDHAYDGSAETKAVPGDPLAVLRDLAAQVAKAGVKRIDGRVLIDASLFPDQGAEGGTGVIVSPIVVNDNLVDVIVTPGAHPGDPVSIAVSPATPYVRFVNKATTGERKSDATIDLSADVRDATGRHTVTIVGSQPVGPGVLYGYRVPEPAAFAQAALTLALNEAGVAVQAPSQLQTTVTPATDAYVPANLVAKHISPPLSEDAYITLKVSDNLHATLMPYMWALYLAHAKRDYLNAGFALEARMLQSAGLDVVQAAQQDGEGGSAYFTPDFMARYLAWVRTQSWYPALRRGLPIMGVDGTLVDIARNTPARGKVFAKTGTDDSTNYLNQGEALEKGLAGFITTRGGRHVAFAFYISAMNGPHDEDTGHVAGEILGEMAAAAYLNL from the coding sequence GTGATAACGGCGGCGGCGCTGGCCGTCGCCATCAACGGTCCGACTCAAACGCCGCGGTTGAAAAACTCGATCGTTGCGGGCGAAGTCTACGATCTCGACGCGCACCGCGTGCTCTACGCCCGCAATGCCGCGGTTCTGATGGTCGCGGCTTCGACGACGAAACTCCTAACCGAAGGAACGAGCCTTGCGCTGCTGGGCCCGGGTTTTCGCTGGACGACCCCGGTCTATCGCACCGGCCCCATTGACGCGCAAGGCGTCTTGCACGGCGATCTCGTGCTCGTCGCGGCCGGCGATCCCAATCTCTCGCAGCGAATTCAGCCGGACGGCACGCTCGCCTTTGAAAACGAAGACCATGCCTACGACGGCTCCGCGGAAACAAAAGCGGTGCCCGGTGATCCGCTGGCGGTTCTTCGCGATCTCGCCGCGCAAGTAGCGAAGGCGGGCGTCAAACGGATCGACGGGCGCGTTCTGATTGACGCGTCGCTCTTTCCCGATCAAGGCGCCGAAGGTGGAACCGGAGTGATCGTCTCGCCGATCGTCGTCAACGACAATCTTGTCGACGTGATCGTTACACCGGGCGCGCATCCCGGCGATCCGGTAAGCATCGCGGTCTCGCCGGCGACGCCCTACGTGCGGTTCGTCAACAAAGCGACCACCGGCGAGCGCAAAAGCGACGCAACGATCGACTTGAGTGCCGACGTGCGCGACGCGACCGGTCGCCACACGGTAACCATCGTCGGCTCGCAGCCCGTCGGCCCCGGCGTGCTCTACGGCTATCGTGTCCCCGAGCCGGCCGCATTCGCGCAAGCCGCGCTCACTCTCGCGCTCAACGAGGCCGGCGTCGCGGTGCAAGCGCCGTCGCAGCTGCAAACGACGGTAACCCCGGCGACCGACGCCTACGTGCCGGCGAATCTCGTTGCGAAACACATCTCTCCGCCGCTCTCGGAAGATGCGTACATCACGCTCAAGGTCAGCGACAACTTGCACGCCACCTTGATGCCGTATATGTGGGCCCTCTATCTCGCGCACGCAAAGCGCGATTATCTCAATGCGGGTTTCGCATTGGAGGCGCGCATGCTGCAATCGGCCGGACTCGACGTCGTCCAGGCCGCGCAGCAAGACGGCGAAGGCGGAAGCGCGTACTTCACGCCGGATTTCATGGCGCGTTATCTGGCTTGGGTTCGCACGCAATCGTGGTATCCGGCCTTGCGACGAGGCTTGCCGATCATGGGCGTTGACGGCACCCTGGTCGATATCGCGCGAAACACGCCTGCTCGTGGCAAAGTCTTTGCCAAGACCGGGACCGACGACAGCACCAACTATTTGAACCAAGGTGAAGCGCTCGAAAAAGGCTTGGCGGGTTTCATAACGACGCGCGGCGGCCGCCACGTGGCTTTCGCCTTCTATATAAGCGCGATGAACGGCCCGCACGACGAGGATACCGGACACGTGGCCGGCGAGATCCTCGGCGAAATGGCCGCGGCCGCCTACCTTAACCTTTAG
- a CDS encoding methionine adenosyltransferase, which translates to MAYRKFFTSESVTEGHPDKLADQVSDAVLDALLKDDPNSRVAVETFAITGQIHIAGEVTTKTYVDIPRIARETVREVGYTRSAIGFDAETCGVSVSIDEQSPDIALGVDKSLEARSGDDDEFERLGAGDQGMMFGYACRETDELMPLPIVLAHNLTRHLAAMRKNGTIPYLRPDGKSQVTVEYDADRPARVEAVVVSTQHDPEIPLEEIRREITEKVIDHVIPGSMHDEHTRVYVNPTGRFVVGGPKGDAGLTGRKIIADTYGGMARHGGGAFSGKDPTKVDRSGAYAARWVAKNIVAAGLADRCEVQVAYAIGVAHPMNVLVETFGTGRLPEEQIANAVTEIFDLRPAAIIHYLDLRRPIYQQTAAYGHFGRPDLDLPWERTDRVEALRQATAFNGEQLRVPNFAK; encoded by the coding sequence GTGGCCTATCGCAAGTTCTTCACCAGCGAGTCGGTCACCGAAGGTCATCCCGACAAGCTGGCCGACCAGGTCTCCGACGCCGTTCTCGACGCGCTGCTCAAGGACGATCCGAACTCGCGCGTCGCCGTCGAGACCTTTGCGATCACCGGGCAAATCCACATTGCCGGCGAGGTGACGACCAAGACCTACGTTGACATTCCGCGTATTGCGCGCGAAACGGTTCGCGAGGTCGGCTACACGCGTTCCGCGATCGGCTTCGACGCCGAAACCTGCGGGGTGAGCGTCTCGATCGACGAACAGTCGCCCGACATCGCGCTCGGTGTCGATAAATCGCTCGAGGCTCGCTCCGGCGACGACGATGAGTTCGAGCGCCTCGGCGCGGGCGACCAAGGCATGATGTTCGGTTACGCTTGCCGCGAAACCGACGAACTAATGCCGCTGCCGATCGTGCTCGCGCATAACTTAACGCGCCATCTCGCCGCGATGCGAAAGAACGGCACCATTCCCTATTTGCGTCCCGACGGCAAATCGCAGGTGACGGTGGAGTACGACGCCGATCGACCGGCGCGCGTCGAGGCCGTCGTCGTTTCGACGCAGCACGATCCCGAGATTCCGCTCGAGGAGATTCGCCGCGAGATTACCGAGAAGGTGATCGATCACGTCATTCCCGGCTCGATGCATGACGAACACACGCGCGTCTATGTGAACCCCACGGGTCGTTTCGTCGTCGGTGGCCCTAAAGGCGACGCGGGTTTGACCGGACGCAAGATCATCGCCGACACCTACGGCGGCATGGCGCGTCACGGCGGCGGCGCCTTTTCCGGCAAGGACCCCACGAAGGTCGACCGCTCCGGTGCGTATGCCGCGCGCTGGGTCGCAAAGAATATCGTGGCGGCCGGATTAGCGGATCGTTGCGAAGTGCAAGTCGCCTATGCGATCGGCGTTGCGCATCCGATGAACGTGCTGGTCGAAACGTTCGGGACCGGGCGCCTTCCCGAAGAACAAATTGCCAACGCCGTCACCGAAATCTTCGATTTACGTCCGGCGGCGATTATCCATTATCTCGATCTTCGTCGTCCGATCTACCAGCAGACCGCCGCCTACGGTCATTTCGGGCGGCCCGACCTGGATTTGCCGTGGGAGCGCACCGACCGCGTCGAGGCGCTTCGTCAGGCCACCGCCTTTAATGGAGAGCAGTTGCGTGTTCCAAACTTTGCCAAATAG
- a CDS encoding PHP domain-containing protein yields MKVDLHSHTRMSDGTLSPQELVDFMSEREVEVFSISDHDTLAAYGQFDPPAGARVITGIEINTTWRKNEVHVLGYGVPLEPSPINELIEYNQEQRRLRAVTMVERLREAGYAITIEDVLRESGGADAMGRPHVAKALVRLGIVDSVDAAFREALTPGKPGYVPQIYTTPEHAIETIASAGGLPVLAHPGRLKDRILIDELVGHGLRGLEVFYPLHTPEDTREFRETAKRHGLVMTAGMDFHDIRYHTRGVGMEVDAADLAPFFDLVEVFA; encoded by the coding sequence TTGAAGGTTGATCTTCACTCGCACACGCGCATGAGCGACGGCACGCTCAGCCCGCAAGAGCTCGTCGATTTCATGAGCGAGCGCGAGGTCGAGGTATTTTCTATCTCCGATCACGATACGCTCGCCGCCTACGGTCAATTCGACCCCCCCGCCGGCGCGCGCGTGATCACGGGCATCGAAATCAACACGACCTGGCGGAAGAACGAGGTGCACGTCCTGGGCTACGGCGTCCCCCTCGAACCGTCGCCCATCAACGAGCTGATCGAATACAACCAGGAACAGCGGCGCCTTCGCGCCGTGACGATGGTCGAACGTCTGCGTGAAGCCGGTTACGCGATCACCATCGAAGACGTTCTGCGCGAATCTGGCGGAGCCGATGCGATGGGACGTCCCCACGTCGCCAAGGCGCTGGTGCGTCTGGGCATCGTCGATAGCGTGGATGCGGCGTTTCGCGAAGCGTTGACTCCCGGAAAACCGGGCTACGTCCCCCAGATTTACACGACACCCGAGCATGCGATCGAAACGATCGCGTCGGCGGGCGGCCTTCCGGTGCTCGCGCATCCCGGCCGGCTCAAAGACCGTATCCTTATCGACGAGCTGGTCGGCCACGGTCTGCGCGGGCTCGAGGTCTTCTATCCGCTGCACACGCCCGAGGATACGCGCGAATTTCGCGAGACGGCAAAACGCCATGGCCTGGTCATGACGGCCGGTATGGATTTTCACGACATCCGCTATCACACACGCGGAGTCGGAATGGAGGTTGACGCGGCCGACCTCGCGCCGTTCTTCGATCTCGTCGAAGTCTTCGCGTGA